A stretch of Gemmatimonadaceae bacterium DNA encodes these proteins:
- a CDS encoding protein kinase, which translates to MPTLDRLTAALADRYRIERELGAGGMATVYLAEDLKHDRRVAIKVLKPELAAVLGAERFVVEIKTTAAMSHPHILPLFDSGEADGFLYYVMPYIEGETIREKLTRETQFGIDEAVRITREIADALDYAHRRGIIHRDIKPENILLHDGRAMVMDFGIALAVSAAAGGRMTETGLSLGTPHYMSPEQATAEKEITPRSDVYSLASVLYEMLAGEPPHSGGSAQAIIMKIIAEPAQLVTQLRKSVPTNVAAALDMALQKVPADRFASAAKFAEALANPAFTTRGTAQLTGATGSTRGVATPWFVATAAVALIATAVAGWGLLHPAPVPRVARFPLLLPEDQALFANSQATLATLTPDGRTLVYLGSEGAGRRLWVRPLDRLDATPLAGTENADAPSVSPDGTRIAFLVYNDGSSGTARRNALKVVPIGGGPVLTLIDTLVDAYGGVSWSADGYIYYHGYGSLEGNGIARVKATGGRAEIASRPDRSRGENFHYRPSALPGGRGVLLASRTRTAKGTTQEIAVLDTRTGTHRILTAGVTAVYAESGHLLFVTEGGALMAAPFDLSGLRLTGEAVLLGDSVAVGGENLQNATISLSRDGTLAYVAGVALRATRELVWVGRDGIARAVDSSWSGEMKGRPVLSPDGRSAAVVSEGQIWVKQLDRGPAMRVAAVGNAPSWSPDGKSLIFETTEALQAVPADGSVLPSGIPGRGASPQVSSDGQWVIYARSGDIFGRRTSGDTAEVPLVQDLGPQWVPSLSPDGRWLAYASQETGTPQVYVRSFPATKVAKRQVSTNWAYGPRWSRSGRELFFVQNDETGTMSLFSVDVDPGAVFRSGTPKRLFSAVAYGPHRNHHFDVSADGQRFLVTRPVGSGTGDAAKDRIVIVQNFAAELKAKVR; encoded by the coding sequence ATGCCCACCCTCGACCGCCTCACCGCCGCGCTCGCCGACCGCTACCGCATCGAGCGTGAGCTTGGGGCTGGCGGCATGGCCACCGTCTACCTGGCGGAAGACCTCAAGCACGACCGCCGCGTCGCGATCAAGGTCCTCAAGCCCGAACTCGCCGCCGTGCTCGGCGCCGAGCGCTTCGTGGTGGAGATCAAGACCACGGCGGCGATGAGTCATCCGCATATTCTGCCGCTCTTTGATTCCGGCGAAGCGGACGGCTTCTTGTACTACGTGATGCCGTACATCGAAGGCGAAACGATTCGCGAGAAGCTCACGCGCGAAACGCAGTTCGGCATCGACGAAGCGGTGCGCATCACGCGCGAGATCGCCGACGCCCTCGACTACGCGCACCGCCGCGGCATCATTCACCGCGACATCAAGCCGGAGAACATTCTCCTGCACGATGGGCGCGCGATGGTGATGGACTTCGGCATCGCGCTGGCGGTGAGCGCGGCGGCGGGTGGGCGCATGACCGAGACGGGCTTGAGCCTCGGCACGCCGCACTACATGAGTCCCGAGCAGGCCACCGCCGAAAAGGAGATCACGCCGCGCAGTGACGTGTACTCGCTGGCCAGCGTGCTCTACGAGATGCTCGCCGGTGAACCGCCACACAGCGGCGGCTCGGCGCAGGCGATCATCATGAAGATCATCGCCGAGCCGGCGCAGCTCGTGACGCAGCTGCGCAAGTCGGTGCCGACGAACGTGGCCGCGGCGCTCGACATGGCGCTGCAGAAGGTGCCGGCCGATCGGTTTGCCAGCGCGGCCAAGTTCGCGGAGGCGCTGGCGAATCCCGCGTTCACGACGCGCGGGACGGCGCAACTCACGGGCGCGACGGGCAGCACACGCGGCGTTGCCACACCGTGGTTCGTGGCCACGGCGGCCGTCGCACTGATCGCCACCGCGGTGGCGGGCTGGGGGCTGCTGCATCCGGCCCCGGTGCCTCGCGTGGCGCGCTTTCCGTTGCTCCTGCCCGAAGACCAGGCGCTGTTCGCGAACTCGCAGGCCACGCTCGCCACGTTGACGCCCGACGGCCGCACGCTCGTCTACCTCGGCAGCGAAGGCGCAGGACGGCGCCTGTGGGTGCGCCCGCTCGATCGGCTCGACGCCACGCCGCTGGCCGGCACCGAGAACGCGGACGCCCCATCGGTGTCGCCCGACGGCACACGCATCGCCTTCCTCGTCTACAACGACGGGAGCTCCGGAACGGCGCGCCGGAACGCCCTCAAGGTGGTGCCGATCGGTGGAGGACCGGTCCTTACGCTCATCGACACACTGGTGGACGCCTACGGCGGCGTCTCGTGGAGCGCTGACGGCTACATCTATTACCACGGCTACGGCAGCCTCGAGGGCAACGGGATCGCGCGGGTCAAGGCGACCGGGGGACGGGCCGAGATTGCCTCTCGGCCCGACAGGAGCCGCGGCGAGAACTTCCACTACAGACCGAGTGCGTTGCCCGGTGGCCGTGGGGTGCTGCTGGCCAGCCGAACGAGGACCGCGAAGGGAACCACGCAGGAGATCGCGGTGCTCGACACCCGCACGGGGACCCACCGCATCCTCACCGCTGGCGTGACTGCGGTCTACGCCGAGAGCGGTCATCTGCTCTTCGTGACGGAGGGGGGCGCGCTGATGGCGGCGCCCTTCGACCTCAGCGGGCTTCGCCTCACCGGGGAGGCCGTGCTCCTCGGCGATAGCGTCGCCGTCGGCGGTGAAAACCTGCAGAACGCCACCATCTCCCTGTCACGCGACGGTACGTTAGCGTACGTCGCGGGGGTGGCGCTGCGTGCGACGCGGGAGTTGGTGTGGGTCGGCCGCGACGGCATCGCACGCGCTGTGGACTCCTCCTGGTCGGGCGAGATGAAAGGGCGCCCGGTGCTCTCACCTGACGGGCGCTCGGCGGCCGTGGTGAGTGAAGGGCAGATCTGGGTCAAGCAGCTTGATCGCGGCCCGGCGATGCGCGTGGCGGCCGTTGGCAACGCGCCCTCGTGGTCACCCGACGGCAAATCGTTGATCTTCGAGACGACCGAAGCACTGCAGGCGGTCCCCGCCGACGGGAGCGTGCTCCCGTCGGGCATCCCAGGCCGCGGCGCATCGCCGCAGGTCTCGTCCGATGGCCAGTGGGTGATCTACGCCCGGAGCGGCGACATCTTCGGTCGGCGCACCTCGGGCGACACGGCGGAAGTCCCGCTCGTGCAGGATCTCGGCCCGCAGTGGGTCCCCTCGCTCTCCCCCGACGGTCGTTGGCTCGCCTATGCATCACAGGAGACCGGGACCCCGCAGGTGTACGTGCGCTCCTTCCCGGCTACCAAGGTGGCCAAGCGCCAGGTGTCGACGAACTGGGCTTATGGGCCGCGCTGGTCGCGATCGGGGCGTGAGCTGTTTTTCGTTCAGAACGACGAGACCGGGACGATGTCGCTGTTCTCAGTGGACGTAGACCCCGGGGCCGTCTTCAGGAGCGGTACGCCGAAGCGGCTCTTCTCGGCCGTGGCGTACGGCCCCCACCGTAACCATCACTTCGACGTCAGCGCGGACGGGCAGCGGTTCCTGGTCACGCGTCCGGTGGGTTCGGGGACTGGCGACGCGGCGAAGGATCGGATCGTGATCGTGCAGAACTTCGCGGCGGAGCTCAAGGCCAAGGTGCGCTGA
- a CDS encoding Uma2 family endonuclease — protein sequence MGATAVGMTAEQLLGYEAPGKRVELVRGQLIVREPAGFYHGSLTLRIGVALTNHLAREREARGRSHTRGRLATADPGFTLARRPDTVRAPDIAYVSRERFGGPMPDGFPELAPDLAVEVLSPTDRTGAIVAKVGDWLSAGTQLVWVVDPPRESVVVYRADGSVDVLGVNDTLSGDALLPGFALSLRELFAPD from the coding sequence ATGGGCGCTACCGCAGTTGGGATGACCGCCGAGCAACTGCTGGGCTACGAAGCGCCGGGCAAGCGCGTGGAGCTGGTGCGCGGACAGTTGATCGTTCGCGAACCCGCCGGTTTCTATCATGGGTCGCTGACGCTGCGCATCGGTGTGGCGCTCACCAATCACCTCGCGCGCGAGCGCGAAGCGCGCGGCCGGTCACATACGCGCGGGCGCCTCGCAACGGCCGACCCCGGCTTCACCCTAGCGCGGCGCCCCGACACCGTGCGCGCACCCGACATCGCCTACGTCTCACGCGAGCGATTCGGCGGTCCCATGCCCGACGGCTTCCCGGAACTCGCACCCGACCTCGCCGTCGAAGTGCTCTCCCCGACCGATCGCACTGGCGCCATCGTCGCGAAAGTCGGCGATTGGCTCTCGGCCGGAACGCAACTCGTCTGGGTCGTCGATCCGCCCCGCGAATCGGTCGTGGTGTATCGCGCCGATGGCAGTGTCGACGTGCTCGGCGTGAACGACACCCTAAGCGGCGATGCGCTGCTCCCGGGCTTCGCGCTCTCGTTGCGAGAGTTGTTCGCGCCCGACTGA
- a CDS encoding protein kinase, translating into MSDAATRLREALSDRYRLDRELGQGGMATVYLAHDLKHDRDVAIKVLRDDVAASVGRERFLREIQLAARLSHPHILPLYDSGDADGALYYVMPNVQGQSLRDRMDAQGQLPMHEAVRIASEVAGALDHAHRLGIIHRDIKPENIMLQDGHALVADFGIGKAISDTTNDTLTQAGMSVGTPAYMSPEQAVGQDVDGRSDLYSLGCVLYEMIVGEPPFTGPTVQAVIAKRFVQTPLDVAALREGVPRPVARAVQQALARVAVDRHETAARFVSALSEVEPAPTKSAAPAKSLAILPFENLSADPDNQYFADGIADDILDALVQIDGLHVAARNSAFSFRGRSTALAEIGEKLTVATVLQGSVRKAGNRLRIAVQLVSVSDGYHLWSERFDRELTDVFAVQDEIAAAISAKLQVTFVPPAQPVVKATTAEVEAFELVAKGRALLAQRGVRLLAARDCFERAIAFTPDNADAYALLGDTLVNMARYSLLPVAQSLPLAKAALARALALEPTHAEAMGALALVSLFLERDPDSAFAWWERALALQPRLSEVRGAYAVNGLYCIKQDDERALAELARAVTDDPLSANCAGFNSAILALTGHSAAAMAEARRSQELDPHSFTAAYGRLMAFGYCDETGGAIAAVNETIARFGRHPLFASFLVLAYVKAGDTRRAEAAYAELLARSEIDVVQRSVLAIAASRLGRADDAVRYALESVEQCDGLNPGWARLPFATDAVRAHPRYPELLRAMGL; encoded by the coding sequence GTGAGCGATGCCGCGACTCGGCTTCGCGAAGCCCTGTCCGACCGCTATCGCCTCGACCGCGAACTCGGCCAGGGCGGCATGGCCACGGTGTATCTCGCGCACGATCTCAAGCACGACCGCGATGTCGCTATTAAGGTCCTGCGCGACGACGTCGCTGCGTCGGTCGGTCGCGAGCGTTTTCTGCGCGAGATCCAACTCGCGGCGAGGCTGAGTCACCCGCACATCCTGCCGCTCTACGACTCGGGCGACGCCGACGGCGCGCTGTACTACGTGATGCCCAACGTGCAGGGGCAGTCGTTGCGCGATCGCATGGACGCGCAGGGGCAGTTGCCGATGCACGAGGCGGTGCGCATTGCCAGCGAAGTCGCAGGTGCGCTCGATCACGCGCATCGCTTAGGCATCATCCATCGCGACATCAAGCCCGAGAACATCATGCTGCAGGACGGTCACGCACTCGTGGCCGACTTTGGCATCGGCAAGGCGATCAGCGACACCACGAACGACACGCTCACGCAAGCGGGCATGAGCGTGGGTACGCCGGCGTATATGAGTCCCGAGCAGGCGGTGGGCCAGGACGTGGACGGACGCAGTGATCTCTACAGCCTGGGTTGCGTGTTGTACGAGATGATTGTCGGCGAGCCGCCGTTCACGGGACCCACGGTGCAAGCGGTGATCGCCAAGCGTTTCGTGCAAACACCGCTTGATGTCGCGGCATTGCGCGAGGGTGTACCGCGGCCGGTGGCGCGTGCGGTGCAGCAAGCGCTCGCACGCGTCGCCGTGGATCGCCACGAAACCGCCGCACGCTTCGTCTCGGCACTCAGCGAAGTGGAACCCGCGCCGACGAAGTCAGCCGCACCCGCGAAGTCGCTGGCGATCTTGCCATTTGAAAACCTCAGCGCCGACCCCGACAATCAGTACTTCGCCGACGGCATCGCCGACGACATTCTCGATGCGCTGGTGCAGATCGACGGGCTGCACGTCGCCGCGCGCAACTCCGCGTTCTCATTTCGTGGCAGGAGCACGGCACTGGCCGAGATCGGCGAGAAGCTGACCGTGGCAACGGTCTTGCAAGGCAGCGTCCGCAAGGCGGGCAATCGATTGCGCATTGCCGTGCAGCTGGTGTCGGTGAGCGACGGGTACCACTTGTGGTCGGAGCGCTTCGATCGCGAACTCACCGACGTGTTCGCGGTGCAGGACGAAATTGCCGCCGCCATCTCGGCCAAGCTGCAGGTGACGTTCGTGCCGCCGGCGCAGCCGGTGGTGAAGGCCACGACGGCGGAAGTGGAAGCGTTCGAGCTGGTCGCGAAAGGGCGGGCCCTGCTGGCGCAGCGCGGGGTCAGACTGTTGGCCGCCCGCGATTGCTTCGAGCGCGCGATCGCCTTCACGCCCGACAATGCCGACGCGTACGCGTTACTGGGCGACACCCTTGTGAACATGGCGCGCTACTCCCTGTTGCCGGTCGCCCAGTCGCTCCCGCTAGCAAAGGCCGCACTCGCGCGTGCCCTTGCGCTCGAGCCCACACACGCCGAAGCCATGGGCGCGCTGGCCTTGGTCAGTCTGTTTCTGGAGCGAGATCCGGACTCGGCGTTTGCGTGGTGGGAGCGCGCGCTCGCGCTGCAGCCACGACTCAGCGAAGTCCGCGGCGCGTACGCGGTCAACGGGCTGTATTGCATCAAGCAGGATGATGAGCGCGCCCTCGCGGAGCTCGCGCGCGCGGTGACCGACGACCCGTTGAGCGCCAACTGCGCTGGCTTTAACAGCGCGATACTCGCGCTTACGGGGCATTCTGCCGCCGCCATGGCCGAAGCAAGACGTTCACAGGAACTCGATCCGCACTCGTTCACGGCAGCGTACGGGCGCCTCATGGCCTTCGGATATTGCGACGAAACAGGTGGCGCGATTGCCGCGGTCAACGAAACAATCGCCAGGTTCGGTAGGCATCCGCTCTTCGCAAGTTTTCTCGTGCTGGCCTATGTCAAAGCCGGTGACACGCGACGTGCGGAGGCCGCCTACGCGGAATTGCTGGCCCGATCGGAAATCGATGTGGTACAGCGGAGTGTGCTGGCGATTGCGGCGAGTCGGCTCGGTCGCGCCGACGATGCCGTACGCTATGCGCTCGAGTCTGTCGAACAATGCGACGGCTTGAACCCGGGGTGGGCGCGGCTGCCGTTTGCCACCGATGCCGTGCGGGCGCACCCGCGCTATCCGGAGCTGCTGCGGGCGATGGGGCTGTAG
- a CDS encoding protein kinase: protein MTETLTRLQRALADRYRLDRELGAGGMATVYLAHDLKHDRDVAIKVLHPDLGAALGGERFLTEIRTTARLQHPHILPLLDSGDADGLLYYVMPLVTGETLRARLDRERQLPIADAVRIAREVASALDYAHRQNVIHRDIKPENILLHDGSALVADFGIALAVQTAGGQRMTQTGLSLGTPNYMSPEQAMGERTIDARSDLYALGAVTYEMLVGEAPFTGPSVQAIIARVLTEEPRAISVQRKAVPAGVEDAVLRALEKLPADRFESAKEFIDALGREGQPTTSRATNATARAKSSRGPLIVAAVLAIVAGVAGFGWWRASHASTASNRVPLQFRIDEPDGAQIIASYASIGVSSVGRRVAFIARDSAGVSRAYVRNFDDVRAHRLEGTEGVRQLFLSPDGAWVAFANNGKLMKVPAAGGNVEFLADIRNPRDGQWATDGHIYLGDAGRIVVVPENGGAVKTLRPLVQTGRLSQSPRLLDDGTTLLFTDWGGNVGSSRLMSYSLSSDSVAPLGVSGSRVLGVNHGLLIYGNERGAIYGVAYDAKRRVVSGEPRLMNQVAASDLDILVAVMTADGSLLYRFGENKSALTMFSPGGAVDVLSDGLESAAEPRLSPDGTRIALTRGRVPEVLTYDLRARSMTRFSDAASSPMLFGRPEWTPDGTRLVMREQAGSERSTLVWRAANGTGGTEVLHRDANISLWEGVISPDAQYLMYRAGSGSTADLRYRRLVGDTASRPFVATPAGEETPRFAPDGRWVIYASDEAGTGLEVYVRAFPDGAVAYRISESGGQQPVWSRDGKSAYYIPRDGVLVRARLDVTSAVRVVTRDTLVRGGFDLPPFRGHANFDVMADGRLVLFRPMENSQRLVLAHGWLDAVRAEWATAAK, encoded by the coding sequence ATGACTGAGACGCTCACGCGATTGCAGCGCGCGCTCGCCGACCGCTACCGCCTCGACCGCGAACTCGGCGCCGGCGGCATGGCGACCGTGTATCTCGCGCACGATCTCAAGCACGACCGCGATGTCGCGATCAAAGTGTTGCATCCCGATCTCGGCGCCGCACTCGGCGGTGAACGGTTCTTAACCGAGATCCGCACGACCGCGCGCTTGCAGCATCCGCACATCTTGCCCCTGCTGGACAGCGGTGACGCGGATGGGTTGCTGTACTACGTGATGCCACTGGTGACCGGCGAAACGTTGCGTGCGCGACTCGACCGGGAACGGCAACTGCCGATCGCCGACGCAGTCCGCATTGCGCGCGAAGTCGCCAGCGCGCTCGACTATGCACACCGGCAGAACGTGATCCACCGCGACATCAAGCCGGAGAACATCCTCCTGCATGATGGCTCGGCGCTCGTCGCCGATTTCGGCATCGCCCTCGCGGTGCAAACGGCCGGTGGCCAACGCATGACGCAAACAGGGCTCTCGCTCGGCACGCCGAACTACATGAGTCCCGAGCAGGCAATGGGCGAACGCACCATCGACGCGCGCAGTGATCTCTACGCGCTCGGGGCCGTGACCTACGAAATGCTCGTCGGCGAAGCGCCGTTCACGGGGCCGAGCGTGCAGGCGATCATCGCGCGCGTGCTCACCGAAGAACCGCGCGCCATCAGTGTGCAACGCAAAGCGGTGCCCGCAGGCGTTGAAGACGCCGTGTTGCGCGCCCTCGAGAAGTTGCCGGCCGATCGGTTCGAAAGTGCGAAGGAGTTCATCGACGCGCTCGGGCGTGAAGGACAACCGACGACGTCACGCGCGACCAATGCCACCGCACGTGCGAAATCGTCGCGCGGTCCGCTCATCGTCGCGGCGGTGCTCGCGATCGTCGCGGGAGTCGCGGGATTCGGTTGGTGGCGCGCATCGCACGCCAGCACGGCGAGCAATCGCGTGCCGTTGCAGTTCCGCATCGATGAACCCGATGGCGCGCAGATCATCGCCTCGTATGCGTCCATCGGCGTGTCCTCCGTCGGGCGACGCGTCGCCTTCATCGCCCGCGATAGTGCCGGTGTATCCCGCGCGTATGTGCGCAATTTCGATGACGTGCGCGCGCATCGCTTGGAAGGCACTGAAGGGGTCAGGCAACTGTTCCTCTCCCCTGACGGTGCATGGGTGGCCTTCGCGAACAACGGGAAGCTGATGAAGGTTCCCGCCGCCGGCGGCAACGTCGAGTTCTTAGCCGACATTCGGAATCCACGCGACGGACAGTGGGCGACGGACGGCCACATCTACCTCGGCGACGCCGGCCGCATCGTCGTCGTGCCGGAAAACGGCGGTGCGGTGAAGACGCTGCGCCCGCTCGTACAGACCGGACGGCTGTCGCAATCACCGCGCCTGCTCGACGATGGCACCACGCTGCTCTTCACCGATTGGGGTGGCAATGTCGGCAGTTCACGACTCATGTCGTACTCGCTGTCGTCAGACTCGGTCGCGCCGCTCGGCGTGAGTGGGTCACGCGTGTTGGGTGTCAACCATGGGCTCCTCATCTACGGCAACGAGCGCGGTGCCATTTACGGCGTCGCGTACGATGCAAAACGTCGCGTCGTGTCGGGTGAGCCGCGCCTGATGAACCAGGTCGCCGCGAGCGACTTGGACATCCTTGTCGCCGTCATGACCGCCGATGGCTCGTTGCTCTATCGCTTCGGTGAGAATAAGTCCGCCCTCACCATGTTCAGTCCGGGTGGCGCAGTCGATGTCTTGAGCGATGGTCTGGAAAGTGCTGCGGAACCGCGCCTCTCGCCCGACGGCACGCGCATCGCGTTGACGAGGGGTCGCGTGCCGGAAGTGCTCACGTACGATCTTCGCGCGCGTTCGATGACGCGCTTCAGCGATGCGGCATCGTCGCCAATGCTGTTTGGACGTCCCGAGTGGACGCCGGATGGCACGCGACTCGTGATGCGCGAGCAAGCCGGTAGCGAACGATCAACGCTCGTGTGGCGCGCCGCCAACGGCACCGGCGGCACCGAGGTGCTTCATCGCGATGCGAACATCTCGCTCTGGGAAGGCGTCATCTCGCCCGATGCGCAGTACCTCATGTACCGCGCTGGCTCAGGCTCCACGGCCGATCTGCGCTATCGACGTCTCGTGGGAGATACCGCATCGCGCCCATTCGTCGCGACGCCTGCTGGTGAGGAGACACCGCGCTTCGCACCCGATGGACGCTGGGTGATCTACGCCTCCGACGAGGCGGGCACCGGACTCGAGGTGTACGTGCGCGCCTTCCCCGACGGCGCGGTCGCGTATCGCATCTCCGAATCGGGCGGCCAACAACCCGTGTGGTCCCGCGACGGCAAGTCCGCCTACTACATCCCGCGCGACGGAGTCCTCGTGCGCGCCCGCCTCGACGTGACGTCCGCTGTGCGCGTGGTCACCCGTGACACCCTCGTCCGCGGCGGCTTTGACCTGCCGCCCTTTCGCGGTCACGCCAACTTCGACGTCATGGCCGACGGGCGCTTGGTCCTGTTCCGCCCGATGGAGAACTCGCAGCGCCTCGTGCTGGCACACGGCTGGCTCGACGCCGTGCGCGCTGAGTGGGCGACGGCGGCGAAGTGA